One part of the Solea solea chromosome 1, fSolSol10.1, whole genome shotgun sequence genome encodes these proteins:
- the LOC131458083 gene encoding uncharacterized protein CXorf38 homolog isoform X1: MLSEELVARLNDGGYKNWLKAGRCLLILKGGLHPVTSKHMRAFHRDLLLHNPVLQTQCHTAACRPRGNKFSMACRVCTEWQTVILRHHRQPGASVNWDNCVPPQWRTDYWEVAKAYMPRGQGKVKRADQCDASALLNLINFCDCFQSVETKYVREVIRYRNELMHSCELHVEDEWMKHYRMTLKRFIQQFSHVPQMERVGRDIDEMLTVDLSVCVSGLDKVDSVTVDKTELHAFHEGASSTDLIGQWEAELLREKLQELLHDDDDDDDDENMKARDSEPLKRLSGFLQANSDLGARFSAELQTINSLQDRK; the protein is encoded by the exons ATGTTGAGTGAGGAGCTGGTGGCTCGTCTGAACGACGGTGGCTACAAAAACTGGCTGAAAGCTGGAAGATGTCTGCTCATCCTGAAGGGAGGTCTTCATCCTGTCACCAGCAAGCACATGAGAGCTTTCCACAGAGATCTGCTCCTACACAACCCTGTGCTGCAGACACAGTGTCACACTGCTGCATGTAGACCCAGAGGGAATAAG tttTCCATGGCATGCAGGGTGTGCACTGAGTGGCAGACAGTCATCCTGAGACACCACAGACAACCAGGGGCTTCTGTCAACTGGGACAACTGTGTCCCTCCACAGTGGAGGACAGACTACTGGGAAGTGGCCAAg gcCTACATGCCTCGAGGTCAGGGGAAAGTGAAGAGAGCGGATCAGTGTGATGCTTCTGCTCTGCTCAACCTCATCAATTTCTGCGACTGTTTCCAGTCTGTGGAAACAAAATATGTgagagag gtGATCCGGTACAGGAATGAGTTAATGCATTCATGTGAGCTGCATGTggaggatgaatggatgaaacatTACCGGATGACTCTGAAACGCTTCATACAGCAATTCAGCCACGTGCCACAGATGGAAAGAGTTGGACGAGACATAGATGAG ATGCTGACGGTTGATTTGTCGGTATGCGTCTCTGGCTTGGACAAAGTGGACTCTGTTACCGTGGACAAAACAGAGCTTCATGCTTTCCACGAAGGGGCGAGCAGCACTGACTTAATCGGCCAATGGGAAGCTGAGTTGCTACGAGAAAAGCTACAGGAGTTGCTgcatgatgatgacgacgatgatgatgatgagaataTGAAGGCAAGG GACTCTGAGCCGCTGAAGAGGCTGAGTGGTTTCTTGCAGGCCAACAGCGACTTGGGTGCAAGGTTTTCTGCAGAGCTTCAGACCATCAACTCCCTGCAGGACAGAAAATAA
- the LOC131458083 gene encoding uncharacterized protein CXorf38-like isoform X2: MLSEELVARLNDGGYKNWLKAGRCLLILKGGLHPVTSKHMRAFHRDLLLHNPVLQTQCHTAACRPRGNKFSMACRVCTEWQTVILRHHRQPGASVNWDNCVPPQWRTDYWEVAKAYMPRGQGKVKRADQCDASALLNLINFCDCFQSVETKYVREVIRYRNELMHSCELHVEDEWMKHYRMTLKRFIQQFSHVPQMERVGRDIDEMLTVDLSVCVSGLDKVDSVTVDKTELHAFHEGASSTDLIGQWEAELLREKLQELLHDDDDDDDDENMKDSEPLKRLSGFLQANSDLGARFSAELQTINSLQDRK; the protein is encoded by the exons ATGTTGAGTGAGGAGCTGGTGGCTCGTCTGAACGACGGTGGCTACAAAAACTGGCTGAAAGCTGGAAGATGTCTGCTCATCCTGAAGGGAGGTCTTCATCCTGTCACCAGCAAGCACATGAGAGCTTTCCACAGAGATCTGCTCCTACACAACCCTGTGCTGCAGACACAGTGTCACACTGCTGCATGTAGACCCAGAGGGAATAAG tttTCCATGGCATGCAGGGTGTGCACTGAGTGGCAGACAGTCATCCTGAGACACCACAGACAACCAGGGGCTTCTGTCAACTGGGACAACTGTGTCCCTCCACAGTGGAGGACAGACTACTGGGAAGTGGCCAAg gcCTACATGCCTCGAGGTCAGGGGAAAGTGAAGAGAGCGGATCAGTGTGATGCTTCTGCTCTGCTCAACCTCATCAATTTCTGCGACTGTTTCCAGTCTGTGGAAACAAAATATGTgagagag gtGATCCGGTACAGGAATGAGTTAATGCATTCATGTGAGCTGCATGTggaggatgaatggatgaaacatTACCGGATGACTCTGAAACGCTTCATACAGCAATTCAGCCACGTGCCACAGATGGAAAGAGTTGGACGAGACATAGATGAG ATGCTGACGGTTGATTTGTCGGTATGCGTCTCTGGCTTGGACAAAGTGGACTCTGTTACCGTGGACAAAACAGAGCTTCATGCTTTCCACGAAGGGGCGAGCAGCACTGACTTAATCGGCCAATGGGAAGCTGAGTTGCTACGAGAAAAGCTACAGGAGTTGCTgcatgatgatgacgacgatgatgatgatgagaataTGAAG GACTCTGAGCCGCTGAAGAGGCTGAGTGGTTTCTTGCAGGCCAACAGCGACTTGGGTGCAAGGTTTTCTGCAGAGCTTCAGACCATCAACTCCCTGCAGGACAGAAAATAA